One genomic segment of Danio aesculapii chromosome 15, fDanAes4.1, whole genome shotgun sequence includes these proteins:
- the usp16 gene encoding LOW QUALITY PROTEIN: ubiquitin carboxyl-terminal hydrolase 16 (The sequence of the model RefSeq protein was modified relative to this genomic sequence to represent the inferred CDS: deleted 1 base in 1 codon) has protein sequence MGKKKVKDRSAGADSSSETAGPSCTHIRKGTEHSVLKKACLNEHWSSCQDCEQDKPEEKQILEDQTDRESPAVWMCLKCGHRGCGRSGNQHAIKHYETPRSEPHCLVLSLDVWSVWCYICDDEVQYSSTGQLAQLITNIRKQVLTAPDKRNASKKSRKEEISVMNPAEQTQDEEKGKKGKQKSSSKQEDSTKIQNSAAAGSSAVVSVRGLSNLGNTCFFNAVVQSLSQTQYLRELLKQITEEKSSFSITPALSSELDPLQIQLDRPGSLTLAMCQLMNEIQETKKGVVTPKELFTQVCKKAPRFKGFQQQDSQELLRYLLDGMRAEEAKRVNSGILEALKPSGKNFEAEQMKKIIKEYEKNGAPRNFVDRVFGGAMSSTVMCKECKTVSLVTEMFLDLSLPVADEAYRKKNQKKAVQHRHSVSDDEDQSTSSLANGNEDMPTGTGSKYQQKKAKKQAKKQAKNQRRQQKQGGKVTLDAITNQSSTDPADSSMQTQTVSVNGSADAQPAETNQEDLSLEKQNGDQDDEEPEQEQPASVNNRFTALSEDQTTEDVAEKVNEDEDETEQNCAEEEELVEELNTLSLTTPSESDVENGEDASEDVKEYTVVNRDPELAFRALAFRTAPVKQECSVESCLYQFTEVEHLTENNRLMCVTCTKQQPGYKDGCKKAVYRDALKQMLISDPPAVLTLHLKRFQQVAYSVCKVNRHVQFPQILDLAPFCSLNCTGVKEGETQVLYSLYGIVEHSGTMRSGHYTAYVKSRPSTHNCVQNGTAAATGDAEASKGSWFHISDSSVHPVPEAKVQSSQAYLLFYEKIS, from the exons ATGGGAAAGAAGAAGGTGAAGGACAGAAGTGCTGGAGCAGACAGCAGCTCTGAGACTGCAG GGCCCTCCTGCACTCACATCCGTAAAGGAACAGAGCACAGCGTACTGAAGAAAGCCTGTCTGAATGAGCACTGGAGCTCCTGTCAAGACTGTGAGCAGGACAAGCCTGAAGAAAAGCAGATCTTAGAGGATCAGACTGACAGAGAGAGTCCAGCTGTGTGGATGTGTCTGAAATGCGGACACAGA GGATGCGGGAGATCAGGGAATCAGCACGCTATCAAGCACTACGAGACCCCTCGCTCTGAGCCACACTGTTTAGTACTCAGCCTGGACGTCTGGAGCGTctg GTGTTACATCTGTGATGATGAAGTACAGTATTCCAGCACGGGGCAGCTGGCACAGCTGATCACTAATATCAGAAAACAAGTGCTGACGGCTCCTGACAAGAGGAACGCCAGCAAAA AAAGTAGGAAAGAAGAGATCTCCGTGATGAATCCTGCAGAGCAAACACAGGATGAAGAGAAGGGCAAGAAGGGGAAGCAGAAGAGCAGCTCGAAACAAGAGGACAGTACTAAAATCCAGAATTCAGCCGCCGCTGGAAGCTCAGCTGTGGTGTCTGTCAGGGGTCTCAGTAATCTGGGAAACACCTGTTTCTTCAATGCAGTCGTGCAG AGTTTATCACAGACACAGTATTTGCGGGAGCTGCTGAAGCAGATTACAGAGGAGAAGAGCAGCTTCTCCATCACTCCTGCACTGTCATCTGAGCTG GATCCTCTTCAGATTCAGCTGGACAGACCTGGATCGCTCACACTGGCTATGTGTCAGCTAATGAATGAAATCCAGGAGACCAAGAAAGGTGTTGTGACTCCTAAAGAGCTCTTCACACAAGTGTGTAAAAA AGCTCCACGTTTTAAAGGCTTCCAGCAGCAGGACAGTCAAGAGCTTCTGCGGTACCTTCTGGATGGCATGAGGGCTGAAGAAGCTAAA AGAGTAAATTCAGGAATTCTGGAGGCTTTA AAACCTTCTGGCAAAAACTTTGAGGCTGAGCAGATGAAGAAGATAATTAAAG AGTATGAGAAAAATGGAGCGCCCAGGAACTTTGTGGACCGAGTGTTTGGTGGAGCGATGAGCAGCACGGTGATGTGTAAAGAGTGCAAAACTGTGTCTCTGGTCACTGAGATGTTTCTGGATCTTTCTCTTCCTGTAGCCGATGAG GCCTACAGGAAGAAGAATCAGAAGAAAGCAGTCCAGCATCGCCACAGTGTCAGTGATGATGAAGACCAAAGCACAAGTTCTCTGGCCAATGGGAATGAAGACATGCCTACAGGAACTGGAAGCAAATATCAGCAGAAGAAAGCCAAAAAGCAGGCCAAGAAACAAGCCAAG AATCAGAGACGACAGCAGAAACAGGGTGGTAAAGTCACCCTAGATGCTATAACCAATCAGAGCTCCACAGATCCAGCAGACAGCTCCATGCAGACTCAGACGGTCTCAGTAAATGGCAGCGCTGATGCACAACCAGCAGAAACCAACCAAGAGGATTTGAGCCTCGAGAAACAAAATGGGGATCAAGATGATGAGGAACCAGAGCAAGAACAACCTGCATCAGTCAACAACCGCTTCACTGCCTTATCTGAAGACCAAACAACTGAAGATGTAGCAGAAAAAGTGAATGAAGATGAGGATGAAACTGAGCAGAATTGTGCTGAAGAGGAAGAGCTAGTAGAAGAACTGAATACACTGTCTCTGACAACACCATCAGAAAGTGATGTAGAGAATGGAGAAGACGCCTCAGAGGATGTTAAAGAGTATACAGTGGTAAATCGAGACCCTGAGTTGGCCTTTCGAGCGCTGGCCTTCAGGACGGCACCAGTGAAACAGGAGTGTTCAGTGGAGTCCTGCCTTTATCAGTTCACTGAGGTGGAGCATCTGACTGAGAACAACAGACTGATGTGCGTTACATGCACTAAACAACAGCCGGGATATAAAGATG GTTGTAAGAAAGCTGTTTACAGAGACGCACTGAAGCAGATGCTGATCTCTGATCCTCCTGCGGTGCTCACCCTCCACCTGAAGAGATTCCAGCAG GTTGCATACAGTGTTTGTAAGGTCAACAGACACGTGCAGTTCCCTCAGATCCTGGATCTCGCTCCATTCTGCTCTTTAAACTGCACG GGTGTAAAAGAGGGCGAGACGCAGGTGCTGTACAGTCTCTATGGCATAGTGGAGCACAGCGGCACCATGCGCTCTGGACATTACACTGCCTATGTTAAATCACGACCCTCCACACACAATTGTGTACAAAACGGGACTGCTGCTGCTA CAGGTGACGCCGAGGCCAGTAAAGGATCCTGGTTTCACATCAGCGACAGCAGCGTCCATCCAGTTCCAGAGGCCAAAGTGCAGAGTTCCCAAGCCTACCTCTTATTCTACGAGAAGATCTCATAA